One Aphidius gifuensis isolate YNYX2018 linkage group LG3, ASM1490517v1, whole genome shotgun sequence DNA window includes the following coding sequences:
- the LOC122851333 gene encoding myosin regulatory light chain 2 isoform X2, whose protein sequence is MADKEKKKKTKKKEEAPAAAAEPAPAPEPVKEEPKPKSPSATPTSSARASSRGSKRAKRGGSSVFSMFTQKQVAEFKEAFGLMDQDKDGIIGKEDLRMTFDSVGRLATDKELDEMVGEVPGPINFTQLLTLFANRMSGGSDEDDVVINAFNTFDNNGKINGDRLRHALMTYGEKFTAKECNDAFDNMYIDDKGQIDTQSLIAMLTGKGEEEDE, encoded by the exons gcTGATAaggaaaagaagaagaagaccAAAAAGAAGGAAGAAGCACCAGCTGCTGCTGCTGAACCAGCACCAGCACCAGAGCCAGTAAAAGAAGAACCAAAACCAAAAAGTCCATCAGCAACACCAACAAGCTCGGCACGTGCAAGTAGCCGAGGATCAAAACGCGCAAAGCGTGGAGGTTCAAGTGTATTTTCTATGTTTACACAAAAACAAGTTGCTGAATTTAAagag gcATTTGGACTTATGGATCAAGACAAAGATGGTATTATTGGTAAAGAAGATCTTCGTATGACATTTGATTCAGTTGGTCGTCTTGCAACTGACAAAGAACTTGATGAAATGGTTGGTGAAGTACCTGGACCTATCAATTTCACTCAACTTCTTACACTCTTTGCAAATCGCATGTCCGGAG GATCGGATGAAGACGATGTTGTCATCAATGCATTCAACACCTTCGACAACAATGGAAAAATCAATGGTGACag aTTGAGGCATGCACTCATGACATACGGTGAAAAATTCACTGCAAAAGAATGCAATGATGCCTTTGATAATATGTACATTGATGACAAAGGACAAATTGATACCCAAAGTCTTATCGCAATGTTGACTGGTAAAGGTGAAGAGGAAGATGAATAA
- the LOC122851333 gene encoding myosin regulatory light chain 2 isoform X1: MADKEKKKKTKKKEEAPAAAAEPAPAPEPVKEEPKPKSPSATPTSSARASSRGSKRAKRGGSSVFSMFTQKQVAEFKEAFGLMDQDKDGIIGKEDLRMTFDSVGRLATDKELDEMVGEVPGPINFTQLLTLFANRMSGAGSDEDDVVINAFNTFDNNGKINGDRLRHALMTYGEKFTAKECNDAFDNMYIDDKGQIDTQSLIAMLTGKGEEEDE, translated from the exons gcTGATAaggaaaagaagaagaagaccAAAAAGAAGGAAGAAGCACCAGCTGCTGCTGCTGAACCAGCACCAGCACCAGAGCCAGTAAAAGAAGAACCAAAACCAAAAAGTCCATCAGCAACACCAACAAGCTCGGCACGTGCAAGTAGCCGAGGATCAAAACGCGCAAAGCGTGGAGGTTCAAGTGTATTTTCTATGTTTACACAAAAACAAGTTGCTGAATTTAAagag gcATTTGGACTTATGGATCAAGACAAAGATGGTATTATTGGTAAAGAAGATCTTCGTATGACATTTGATTCAGTTGGTCGTCTTGCAACTGACAAAGAACTTGATGAAATGGTTGGTGAAGTACCTGGACCTATCAATTTCACTCAACTTCTTACACTCTTTGCAAATCGCATGTCCGGAG CAGGATCGGATGAAGACGATGTTGTCATCAATGCATTCAACACCTTCGACAACAATGGAAAAATCAATGGTGACag aTTGAGGCATGCACTCATGACATACGGTGAAAAATTCACTGCAAAAGAATGCAATGATGCCTTTGATAATATGTACATTGATGACAAAGGACAAATTGATACCCAAAGTCTTATCGCAATGTTGACTGGTAAAGGTGAAGAGGAAGATGAATAA
- the LOC122851331 gene encoding protein glass-like, translated as MEFLQSHHSTNISESGYTLGTGLCSAVNALDLLDNEDHLIINRHHDNNDIGTCGSGDGTGVTLDNIHELQSSPTDDINQDTDHQLHNNNNNQTQVIGEFGASFWVDDMAGFPLPPLDLDPLPPGLFSPCSASYNWGCTRSDCVTRPVNPNGEGVADVLLSLKHAVVHPASPTGSYYNCSPSTNHHYTQEYSQNIGSLPVSQNNFTTGPAMSVNVSMNMTMNMHPGYEVNYASTWGVEPLLSPAPQYNPIQDCQTRMNQATANGIIGSHTPVSHPHARLQPSISDEHALCTSLNNNNNNNNNNNNSTQSVIQDDNGRPNLCRICGKTYARPSTLKTHLRTHSGEKPFRCHACSKAFSQAANLTAHARTHSGEKPFRCPVCDRRFSQSSSVTTHMRTHSGERPYRCRFCKKAFSDSSTLTKHLRIHSGEKPYQCKLCLLRFSQSGNLNRHMRVHGVSLT; from the exons ATGGAGTTTTTGCAGAGCCACCATTCGACAAACATCTCGGAGTCTGGCTATACACTTGGTACAG gCTTGTGCTCAGCGGTGAATGCACTTGACCTTTTGGATAATGAGGATCATCTTATAATTAATCgtcatcatgataataatgatattggtACATGTGGATCAGGTGATGGTACTGGTGTTACATTAGATAATATACATGAACTTCAATCAAGTCCAACTGATGATATTAATCAGGATACTGATCATCAgctacataataataataataatcaaacacAAGTTATTGGTGAATTTGGAGCAAGTTTTTGGGTTGATGATATGGCGGGTTTTCCACTTCCACCATTAGATCTTGATCCTTTACCGCCGGGCTTATTTAGCCCTTGTTCAGCTAGTTACAA ttGGGGATGTACAAGATCTGACTGCGTAACAAGACCAGTAAATCCAAATGGTGAGGGTGTTGCCGATGtactattatcattaaaacatGCTGTTGTACATCCAGCAAGTCCAACTGGAAGTTATTACAATTGTTCACCATCAACAAATCATCATTATACACAAGAATATTCACAAAATATTGGATCATTGCCAGtttcacaaaataattttacaactgGACCAGCAATGTCAGTTAACGTGTCAATGAATATGACAATGAACATGCATCCCGG atatGAGGTAAACTATGCATCAACATGGGGCGTGGAACCACTGTTGAGTCCCGCCCCTCAATACAACCCTATTCAAGATTGTCAAACGAGAATGAATCAAGCAACAGCCAATGGTATCATTGGTTCACATACCCCTGTATCACATCCCCACGCAAGACTACAACCCTCAATTAGTGACGAGCACGCGCTTTGTACAtcacttaataataataacaataataataataataataataattcaacacaaAGTGTTATTCAAGATGACAATGGAAGACCAAATTTATGTAGAATATGTGGAAAAACTTATGCAAGACCAAGTACACTCAAGACACATTTAAGAACACATTCTGGAGAAAAACCATTTag atgccATGCGTGTTCGAAAGCATTTAGTCAAGCTGCTAATTTAACAGCTCATGCGAGAACTCATTCTGGTGAAAAACCATTTAGATGTCCGGTATGTGATCGAAGATTTTCTCAAAGTAGTTCAGTCACAACGCACATGAGAACTCATTCGGGCGAACGACCTTatag ATGTAGATTTTGCAAAAAAGCATTTTCTGATAGTTCAACTTTAACAAAACATCTTCGCATACATTCAGGCGAAAAGCCGTATCAATGCAAATTGTGCTTATTGCGTTTTAGCCAAAGTGGTAATTTAAATAGGCACATGAGAGTACATGGTGTCTCTTTAACGTGA
- the LOC122851334 gene encoding ATP-binding cassette sub-family D member, whose product MTSVFSKLIDKTSAKCGIQQGTMTRGVVAAVTTFYMIKLTYPYLIKMKKSKQKNTDNDKLKIENNFNNDNNNNNSNNENKNNSKKLDGDINLGLNRVFLKQLLMLLKIMVPGWRSKETGLLICATITLLARTFISVYVATLEGQIVKRIVLKDVSGFFKMLTRWFAIALPATFVNSVIRYLEGRLALSFRERLVKYAYKMYLSQQTYYRVSTLDNRLGGAEQRLTDDLSELASSVAHLYSSLTKPLLDCVLVGIALVSFSTKLGAKTVPGPLVAVGVIAITGQVLRLASPKFGQLVAEEASKRGRLREAHARISAHAEEIAFYGGHNAEHLYLSTAYRSLVVHIRKVLAVKLWYIMLEQFLMKYVWSGTGLFVIAMPLLYTNNKTVNSHADGDGGVSERTRYLTTSKNLLSSGADAVERLMSSYKELVALAGYANRVSEMLNVFKDAALCKYQRTVVTNQQTIRMTNTMTMKTERKLEFKDGSPIIKGIVCDSLDGTIALDDVPIVTPNCEIIVQSLSIIIKPGDHLLITGPNGCGKSSLFRIISGLWPVYGGSLTRPGESYYLRTNRPAMFYIPQKPYMTIGCLREQITYPVQVKPDRKNDEELLKLLDLVDLRSLAEREQNGLDAIGDWDSTLSGGEKQRLAMTRLFYNTPQYALLDECTSAVSLEAEGSMYETAKKKGITLLTITHRVSSLAKYHNYVLKFDGEGGWNFGLLDINNLTTNHHLKIDNDFKEEKNCQLPKIQEIQDLVTDENQQHIGIS is encoded by the exons atgacTTCGgtgttttcaaaattaattgataaaacatcAGCAAAATGTGGTATTCAACAAGGAACTATGACTCGTGGAGTTGTTGCTGCTGTAACAACATTTTACATGATCAAATTAACATATccgtatttaataaaaatgaaaaaatcaaaacaaaaaaatactgataatgataaattaaaaatagaaaataattttaataatgacaataataataataatagtaataatgaaaataaaaataatagtaaaaaattagatgGTGATATTAATCTTGGTTTAAATagagtttttttaaaacaattattaatgttattaaaaataatggtaCCAGGATGGCGTTCAAAAGAAACTGGTTTATTAATATGTGCAACAATAACACTTCTTGCTCGTACATTTATATCTGTTTATGTTGCAACACTTGAAGGACAAATTGTCAAACGTATTGTACTCAAGGATGTcagtggtttttttaaaatgttaacaAGATGGTTTGCAATTGCATTACCAGCAACATTTGTTAATTCTGTTATTCGTTATCTTGAAGGAAGACTTGCATTAAGTTTTCG tgAACGTCTTGTTAAGTATGCATACAAAATGTATTTGAGTCAACAAACATATTATCGAGTTTCAACACTGGACAATAGACTTGGAGGGGCCGAACAAAGACTGACCGATGATTTATCGGAATTAGCTAGTTCAGTTGCACATCTTTATTCAAGTCTTACAAAACCATTACTTGATTGTGTACTTGTTGGTATTGCACTTGTatcattttcaacaaaacTCGGTGCTAAAACAGTaccag GTCCACTTGTTGCTGTTGGTGTTATTGCAATAACCGGTCAGGTACTTAGACTTGCATCACCAAAATTTGGTCAGCTTGTTGCTGAGGAAGCATCAAAACGTGGTAGATTACGTGAAGCACATGCACGTATAAGTGCACATGCTGAAGAAATTGCATTTTATGGTGGTCATAATGCTGAACATCTTTATCTTAGTACAGCATATAGATCACTTGTTGTACATATTAGAAAAGTATTGGCTGTTAAATTATGGTACATAATGCttgaacaatttttaatgaaatatgtTTGGTCTGGTACTGGACTATTTGTCATTGCAATGCCACTACTTtacacaaataataaaacagtcAATTCACATGCTGATGGTGAtg GTGGTGTCAGTGAACGTACACGTTATTTAACAACATCAAAGAATTTATTGAGTTCAGGTGCTGATGCTGTTGAAAGACTCATGTCTTCATacaag gaATTAGTTGCACTTGCTGGTTATGCAAATCGTGTAAGTGAAAtgttaaatgtatttaaagaTGCTGCTCTTTGTAAATATCAAAGAACAGTTGTTACAAATCAACAAACAATAAGAATGACAAATACCATGACAATGAAAACAGAAAGAAAATTGGAATTTAAAGATGGTTCACCAATTATTAAAGGAATTGTTTGTGATAGTTTAGATGGTACAATTGCACTTGATGATGTACCAATTGTCACACCAAATTGTGAAATAATTGTACAaagtttatcaataataataaaaccaggtgatcatttattaataactggACCAAATGGTTGTGGTAAAAGTTCattatttagaataatatCTGGTTTATGGCCAGTTTATGGTGGTTCATTAACACGTCCTGGTGAATCATATTATTTACGAACAAATAGACCAGCAATGTTTTATATACCACAAAAACCATACATGACTATTGGTTGTTTACGTGAACAAATAACATATCCAGTACAAGTTAAACccgatagaaaaaatgatgaagagctattaaaattattggatCTTGTTGATTTACGTTCATTGGCTGAACGTGAACAAAATGGTCTTGATGCTATTGGTGATTGGGACTCAACACTTTCTGGTGGTGAAAAACAACGTTTAGCAATGACAAGACTATTTTATAATACACCACAGTATGCATTACTTGATGAATGTACAAGTGCTGTTAGTCTTGAAGCTGAAGGTTCAATGTATGaaacagctaaaaaaaaaggaataacattattaacaataacacaTCGTGTATCATCACTTGCtaaatatcataattatgTACTTAAATTTGATGGTGAAGGTGGATGGAATTTTGGTCttcttgatataaataatttaacaacaaatcatcatttaaaaatagacaatgattttaaagaagaaaaaaattgtcaacttCCAAAAATacag gAAATTCAAGATTTGGTTACTGATGAAAATCAACAACACATTGGAATAAGTTGA